aggacaggaaaAAATAACCCCAAAATTTAAAGGTTTACTGTCAGTGTGGAATGAAACATCACCTTTGGAATAAAGTCATCTTTtgaactcaaaaaatattttatgggcACTAGTCATATGAAAAGCCATCATTTTTGTGTGGGGAGAAAAGGATACTTTCCATGTCTTAAGGTTTAGTACAGTTTCTCGAGATGGCAGAGTGAATAAAAGTTAGCTAATCTTGTTTGAGAAATTGAAGCAAATGCAGTAGTTATTAGAAGATATGATCTATTACTAGTGCTGCTTTGTCTCCAGACCATTGTAACCCACACTTTTGTGTCTGATTCCTTTGAGAACCTGATGAAAGCTGTTAATActcctctggaaaaaaaaatgaatgtagaatcacacacacacatgcacaaaagtGTGCATTACTATCAGGAAGCTATGAAAAATGTAAAGGCTCTCCTTGCATCTCTTAAGGGCCAAGGATtcatatatagaaaaaataataatcttgagATTATCATTTTTATGGGAGTCAGAGTCCCAAAGCCTTCCATAGCCATGTGATGCCATGCAGAGTACATCTTCTACTCCAGGTCATGGAGCTACTTGACTGAGTTATTTAAAATTGATTTCaggctgggttttttttgtttgtttgttttttgttttgttttgttttttggctttttaagtGAGGAGCATATTTGTCAGTCTACTATTCTTAACAGCTCAAGTAAATTAATGATGTGAAGGTGTTTTGCAATCAGAATAACATTAAAATAACCAGATACTACTATTACATTTTTAGAGATAAGAGAGAATGTTCAAATCAAAAACGCCAAGCACCTATGTTATACAAGACTCTGGATTTGGTACAGTGGAAAGTAATATCTGGGGAACACCTAGCTTTCCAAAATTCTTATTCCAGGAAGGAAGTTAAAAGAAGTACACAAATAATTGTCTTTAAGCAATTATGTGTAATGGTATAAGAAAAAGTATAATGTTAGACCTTAAAGAGCAGCAGAGGTAATTTTCTTTATCGCAAGACAATTATTGAAGGCCACTTAGAGGAGGTTTCTTCATAGTTGGGTCTTGAAGTTTCAAGATGGTTGAAGTAGCTAGAAATGGAAAGGAATTCCAGAGAAGAAGACAGATATTGACTATTGATTAAactattgaataaatatttgaagaggaTTTATAATTATTAGTTAATGAATTATAGTTATTTAACtataagtaaattatatatataattttaaattatacataaagtaaaaaataaaaaataaagttaattaaattatatatataatttttatttacctaAAAATGCTATGTCCAAATGTATAATATAGATAACCTTGTTCTGGAAATAGATAGCCTGATGGGATTGCGAATATGCAGACCAACCGCTGTACACTCAACAGAATGCTCAAAATCATGGAATATTAGAGGTGAAAATGACCATTGCTTCCAAAGTCTACcacatttttctcaagtacaAACACTTTTTGATGGATTGCTGTTTGAATAAGGGAAAAATAAGCTTATTGTAATGATTAACATACCAACTCAGTTCCCTTATAGTTTAAGGCACTCGACAGAAGTTATAGAATCCAAAGatacatatactttttttatTCTGAGCActccaaaataaataacttcatcattttcttttttctttttttggaggaaAATAAGGTATATTTCATATCTGTTCAGGAGAGGAAAATTTATCCAGGGAgaggaataaatatatataagggGAATTCTGTATCTGTTTTGTCTATCATACTGTTTGCTTTGGCCAGCTCACAACTTTCAACACAATGTTTTGAAGGTAAGGATGGAACTGGGGAGAAATACAATGGGTTAAGTATGTCTTCtagattatatttaaataaattacactTCCAGTTATATTTTGATGTGTATATACATACCTTCCAATatcatcttaaaaagaaagatcTAGAGTAAAGATTTTGTTCTTGAAAGTGAAGCCTCATGATAATATTTTTTccacattaaaataaacaaatcttcATTGAAAGAAGTGACATTTCAAAGTTGAATGATCACTGacttttctggaaaagaaaaaaattgaagaagtcAATTCCCGATGAACTATAATCTCTCTTTTCTCTAAAACCACATTTTCCTCCCTCTTCTGAATCTCTGCTCTGCTCTAGGAACACGGGGTTTTCAGAAATGTGAATAATAAAAAACCTGCTGGGGATTACAGCTATGACCCAGGCCTACACCAATCTTCTGATGACATCCTTCCAAACCACCCCAGTTACAAAATGCTCAAGCTGAAAACTTAAATTGTGAAATCATAAACTAGTGAGTAGTAGTACCccattctcatttattttcatataaatgtaaaCTCAGGAATTCTGAGTGTTCCAAGAGGTGTtttaatagataagaaggagAAAATTAGAAATGGGAAATTTAAGATATTACCAACTATCAAaggatattcatttttattagtatATGTCAGTACAATCATAATGACACTTCAAGGTAGAAGCATATTAATTAGAGGTTGTGGGTGTTTCCTTAGCCTCTTTTTAACCTGGGGAAAATTTTGCTTAGAAGTTgagattattatatatttatcaataATGTATATCTATATGAATCTGTAATcataaactatatataaataaaacattctctGTGGGATGTGGTGGTGTGGGACTTCATATCATGGATCTCCAAGGGCAGCTTACTATATCCTAAATGCTGAGTGATAAACCATGCAAAAAATAgatgctaatatttattgaaagtggaaaaaaatgaagttaatttACAAGAGATCCATACCTTTTTATATACATTGAGTTGGAAAAAGTAATCAGAATGATGCCAAAGTTAAAAAGGGCTTGTATGTGAAGAATGCTAAAGTAAAGCATGGTATTCATAAGCCTATTTGAGACTCATAGTAACCCTATGAAATGgtcattaaaattgaaaaaacaaagtaTTGAAGTGACTTACTAAGAAACCACTAATAAAATGTCTCTGATGAGAAATATTCAGCTTTGCCTAAAATGTTTAATAACGTCACATagcatacaaaaaattaattcctttatttttttcagataaaaaattTCATATTTGCCTCTTCTCATTCATGAAAACCATGCAACTGAATAACAGTGTTACTGAGTTCATTCTGCTCGGGTTGACACAGGATCCTTTTTGGAAGAAAATTGTGTTTGTtagtatatttttcttctatttgggGACATTGTTGGGTAACTTGTTGATTATTATCACCATCAAGACCAGCCAGACACTTCAGAGTCCAatgtacttctttcttttctacttatCCTTATCTGATACCTGTTTCTCTACTTCCATAGCCCCTAGAATGATTGTGGATGCCCTTTCAAAGAATGACACTATCTCTTTCAGTGAGTGCATGATCCAAGTCTTTACATCCCATTTCTTTGGCTGCCTGGAGATCTTCATCCTTATCCTCATGGCTGTTGACCGCTATGTGGCCATCTGTAAGCCCCTGCACTATATGACCATCATGAGCCAccaggtgtgtggtgtgttggTAGCTGTGGCCTGGGTGGGATCCTGTGTGCATTCTTTAGCTCAGATTTTTCTTGCCCTCAGTTTGCCTTTCTGTGGCCCCAATGTGATCGATCACTATTTCTGTGACTTGCAGCCCTTGTTGAAACTAGCCTGTTCAGACACCTATGTGGTCAACCTACTGCTGGTTTCCAACAGTGGGGCCATTTGTACACTGAGTTTTGTCATGCTGATGTTCTCCTATATCATCATCTTGCATACTCTGAGAAACCACAGtgctgaaggaagaaagaaagcccTTTCCACCTGCATCTCCCACATCATTGTGGTCATCTTGTTCTTTGGACCttgcatatttatatacacacgCCCTGCAACCACATTCCCCATGGATAAGATGATAGCTGTGTTTTATACACTTGGAACACCTTTGCTCAACCCTCTGATTTATACGCTGAGGAACGCAGAAGTGAAAACTGCCATGAGAAAGTTGTGGAGCAAGAAATTGATCTCAGATGTAAAAACATGAATGAAGGTCCCAAATTCTTCATTATAGTTTGGAATGACCTGGAAGAAGTCAATAGAGAATATCATCTCTTTATTGTTGATTTAATGTAACTATCTTGGAGCATGAATGCTAGTTCCTCCAGGAAAAGAGACAGTGTGGATAAATAACATTGAGTAATGTTGAGTCAGTTTTATGTGAGGAAGAGACAGGATGAGGTACAAAGAGATACATAAAGTTCATTTCTTTTACTGCCATGTTTCTGGCTCTCCTGACTGCCAAATGTTATTTATGGCTTTGATCTGAGGTTTGTCTGTTCTTCTCCATGTTGACTTCTTCTGGAGTTCCCTGCTAATAGTTACCCATCTATATACTCACAGTCTGACAAGTTTTACCTCTTCTGAATGGTTTTCTTTGTTAGATACTTTGGTTTTGTCATGTCTAATGACCAACTTAGTTGTTCTTCCTGACTCAGCAGAAAGTACCAGATTTAAATAAGTGTAGAAACTTCTTGTTGTAAGGGAAGTATATATGATGTAAGTAATCTCCCTTTCAATTTCTTGAGAGATATACTGAAATCTTATCATAAGTGTTCATAAGTTTACCTAGATCTTTCTATAACAGTGACAGAACCCAGAGAGAAAATTCACCCTTCTGGAAGAGCTCTTGATATTAGGAAGGCTCTCACTCCTAGAGTTGCAGTCATATAATTATGCTTTTTGTAAAatctactttttacttttaacagAATCTCTTCTAATTTGGGGAAGCATTAATGTTTCTCTTGAATCATAACAATTATAGTAATTTGTTTATAAGAGAGGGCTATTATGACTACAAGATACATAGCTCAAGTTAAGGTGGAGATATTTATGTG
This portion of the Macaca mulatta isolate MMU2019108-1 chromosome 14, T2T-MMU8v2.0, whole genome shotgun sequence genome encodes:
- the LOC708353 gene encoding olfactory receptor 4C16-like, translated to MQLNNSVTEFILLGLTQDPFWKKIVFVSIFFFYLGTLLGNLLIIITIKTSQTLQSPMYFFLFYLSLSDTCFSTSIAPRMIVDALSKNDTISFSECMIQVFTSHFFGCLEIFILILMAVDRYVAICKPLHYMTIMSHQVCGVLVAVAWVGSCVHSLAQIFLALSLPFCGPNVIDHYFCDLQPLLKLACSDTYVVNLLLVSNSGAICTLSFVMLMFSYIIILHTLRNHSAEGRKKALSTCISHIIVVILFFGPCIFIYTRPATTFPMDKMIAVFYTLGTPLLNPLIYTLRNAEVKTAMRKLWSKKLISDVKT